AATCGAAATCAAGGGGGAATATTGCTGAAATCTGCTCCTGGATGAAATGTTAAGTTTCTTACCTCTACTCCGTCTTCACAGACTTCATAGCTTTTACTAACAGCATTGGGACAATTACCAGGAATTTTACTGTTGGCAATGTGCTCATTGATATcgtctccttaaaaaaaaaaaaagcaatgttttcAAGATACTCATTATATACGTACACTATTTTCAAGATAAATGTGGACTtgacaatataaatatatattttttattttaacaatttctcATTCTTTAGACAAATGCAAATTGTTAGTTGTTAGGTTTATCTAAATATGAGTAATTACTTTACAGTTTTCTTTGGGGAGATAATTTTCTTTGACATGAAATCTTACCTGGAGTGCTGTTGAAGTTACCACAAAGACCACAAGTTGGATATTGCTTGTGAagagtgagcttttaaaaaaaaaattacatgtatgtgtttataaaatattgaaaatatctCAAGATGAAGTTTACCCAAACCAAAGGACAGGGGCTCTCCATGTTCAATGTCGCCTAAGCTgcttacttagaaataaactacaGGGCCTTTTCTAAAAGATCTGGATCTAGAATTTGGAACGGTCCTGACTTCACCTCTTACTAACTGTGTGTCTTTGGgccaattatttaattttggataGTCTGAATTTCCTGAGTTCtatcatctgtaaagtaagaTTAATAACATTCTACTTAAAGGTAGTTTAAATAGTAGACAGTGCTTAGTACAGTGATCAATACATAGAGATTTCTCAATAAACGTTAGctcttattttccttatattgcattatttttataaccaAAGGTAAAAACCACAAAGCACGGGATTATAAGAAAAATCATAGATGGACTTACTGAGAGCTTGTTAATTTTGTCCCACATCAGAGACAGGATTCCTCTACGGCTATTCAGAACATTATGTTCTCcgtattttttaatgtgaatcaACTTATTGTTATATGGTATCTGTACACTGAAAAGCACAAAATACAAGTACATATAAAGGTAAGAATCGCATTAATTTGACGTGTTTGTTGTGATAATCCATGTTTCTGCATTTAGTATAATAAATATCATACTGgctaataaatattaaagttttcTTATTCTGATCATCACAGAAGAAGAGACACAATGGCTATTGGTCCAATTTTGGAAAGACTTCTAAGAAACAATGAATAGGTCCTTGGGGCTTCGGAGGCACCAACAAGAAAAAAGTGGTTCAGTgtaagaataaaatgatgaaataatttgaaatgtcCGCAAGTAGAATATCATGCCTCATTTTCTTATCCTGAAAAGTATTGAAATAGTCATCCTTCCAAATTCAAATCGCTACTTCTGAAAATAATGGCCTAAGTTTCAATATATTGTAAAACCTCAAATTTGTATTTAGTGTTaaacatacaaatgaaaattgaaacatCCTATTAACAGTTTTGTTGAATATGCATGTTGCCCCAAATCTAGAGACTCAAAATAGCCGAACAATAGAaccactctttttttccccttacttgtTATAGGAATAAATATAATATCTTACAATCCCACATACCGCAAAGTCTTATACATTTaagaagaatttattaaaaatatcaacttGAGCACCCAAAACAGGAAAAGAGTACTATCTCTTCCCTATTcaaccttttgtttttcctttttgctcgGGTTGCTTAAGTAATTCTACAGCCTTTATTCAAAACATTATGACATTCACCTTTCTCCGTTAACTAAAATGATATCGCCAAAAATAGAGATGTCGTTATTGTCAATTATAACTGCGATTTTTTCAATCTCACTATCATTGCTTCGCTTGACCTCAATATTGAAATCTCCTCCAGAGTCAATGCAGTGACGGCAGAAGGTATACGTGCATGATGACTCAAAGGAAAAGACACGGCCATTGAAAGCTTTGTATGCTCCTGTGCCCCACGTAGAAGCTTCACCTACAAAATATTCAGGGTGGAATATTCATCGTTAGTTAGAACAATTAGCATAGCTTCTAACTCTGATTTTTTAAGTGCTTatgtatcaaaaaagaaaaaaatcactgaaaggtTCAGTTCTCACACTTTATCACATACTGCAAGGTGTGCTAAAAGTAACTTGGGAACACCCAGAGTTGGCTATTCCGACTAAaacaaaacatgaagaaaaacatCTCGTTTCCCAGTGGAAAAGGGTAACTGTCTTGACTCTGGGAAGGGCCATGTGGAGGGAAGTTGTGGTCCGTTTActagtttgttttgctttttgtagaGATAGTCTTACTAAGGTTGTCTGAGTGAGTTACTATTTCTATTAAATAAGCgtaaagaattttattatttctctccatacatatgtatgtatgtgtatatgtttatgtataaaacagatgatgggaaatttttttaaaactgatttcaaattttggttattttgaaaCCTCACTAGGTACTGGCTGGCCTAGGCATAGAAATATGGGTAgaaatcagtcatttaaaaaaaaaaaaaagtcagagtcaTTTTTACTTACCAACAATTGCATTTGTTTCTGAGTATTTCGGGGTTGCTTCTGGAATATGGGATCCTTTTTCTATTTAACACAATGCAtagattatttaaatttcaagatACATATTGACTTTAAATACACAGGATATTGTCTTCTACAtgggaattttaaaagttgatattGAAGGCCatcaatgggtttttttttaatccaaagtgTATAATTTGATTTTGTGAGAGCTGTGATTTGCCAAAGTCATACGCATTATTATCTCTGAAATCCGTGATTTTTCTTGTAGCAATCAGCCACAGTATGTTCAGAAATCTTTTAGAGCTTATTCATTTGGGGTCACGTACAGTTACTAACATATGTGGCATCCCTTACAAAACTatttcttcaactttaaaaatagcatttggtAGCCTATTTTTATCAGAAAACCCTATCCAAACAAGTCCAAGGTTGATTTTACTAAATCAGTCTACGATATAATACTAGTAACTCAATTAcctatatatgaaaaaattaattcacctcatcaaagggaaaagtttgtaTACTTCGAAACTTTAAGTTTCCCACAATTGTTTATTTCTAATGCACTGACCCTTTTATGTAACCAAGTAAACACATGCAATCTTAGAGCAAGTCTAAAAGCAAGCAAAATAGAACagcaacaattttaaaaagtgaattattttgatagaattttaaaatatttttcacaatgCCATTTACTGTGTATCTTGAGGTCACCTCTCTATTACGTGTTGTCTTCACTCAACTTAAGTGCAGACAGATTAAACTCTTATTTATAAAGTCATTCCTTAAATATTATATCTAAAATGATAAAAGAGAagttgtattgttttatttaggttctcttaaaatataatttaatctttcttatTCATAAAGTTGTTTCAGATACCCGATTGGTCATTTAAATTGAATATTCAAAGAGAGGAAGCACCTAGAAGCTCAATTTCACATGGGAAACACATAATAATATCAAGTCCTAATAAATCAATAATCaacagaaatttttcttttaaacattggATGTTATAAATCAAACTACCTGGAATACTGAGTGGTCCAGAAGTACTGTTGTCAGATGAGCCTGTAACACCTATTTAATACAAAATGATTAGGCTGTTTCCgggtataatcttatttattaaaatataaaaaaaaaaagatttaaatctgATGTATAAACCATCGATCCAATTTCGGCAGTGCTCATGTTAGCAGACTTAGAATGATGTGAAGctgtatgagaaaaaaaaatcattaactcaAAAACCTGCTGAAGTAACAAAATTATAAGCCTCATCACTAAATTGATTTATTCCAGATCAGTTGCCTGAAAACCTgttcagggaaagagaaaagagttaTACAGACAGGGTTCCAAGTCTCCTATTCCAGGTTCAACCAAACTTGCTCCCACTTTGAACTGTTACTGTACATTTGGGAAATCTAGGCGCCATTTCAAGACGTCAATTGAACAAAGCATTCTGCGTTAAGAGAAACTGAAAGCATTAAAACCACCAATCTACATAAACTGAGATGTTCAATCATAAGGTATCTAATGTCAAGAGACATTAATGTCAAGAAGTCCAGAACCTGCCATTTCAAAGACACTAGATTCAATACCATTAGATCCACTACCAGAGAGAACACTAATTAATAAACGTCTATCatctcatttgaaaaaatgaaagcagtcaAAAGCTAACATccaaaaaaaatctcagattGGTAACTACCCCACAGTAGAAAAAGAGACAATTACTTCTTAGCACATTTCTCAGGAACAAAAACCTAAATTTGAATACCTGAGCTAATGGCAGCAGATCCGGGGTTCATAATTTCAGTGTCTCTTAAACCACCTGTATCAGCTGTCCTTAAACAAAATCAGTGGCAATGAAtcatgaataattaaaaaattttcagtttcattaagtTTTGACTTCAAAATTTATGTCCAAAGgttaagaacaacaaaaaacaaaattgcGATTTCTGTGTGACCAGGCCTTTTCAGAACAGATTCATTCATAGTCAGTCGTGCCTGAGGTTAACCATTACTACACTACACTTATATTTCTTACTAATTcaattctatttcttaaaaaggtgttaattataaatttaagttCCAAGTACGAATCATGAATATTTTTCAGAACACTTATGTCATTAGAAAGGAACCTACTGTCCACAGTTCTGTGATCGGTTCCCAAGACCTTCCAACATTACAAGCAGCATCAGAATAGTCCccatatcatttttcttttaacaacgTGTATCACAAATTTGAAGACTATTTAATCTCATGTTTCCATTAAGTGGAAATACtaattttatcagattttttttaaaggatgcatCTTATTTACTCTTTTCAGGAATgaatctgccaaaaaaaaaaaaacttaagccACCAAGACGAGATCCAAAATACAAAGTTCAAGCCCAACAAGTCAGCTGCTACTCTTCACCTTATACAACTCCAAATCAATTTCACATGAAGGCAACAAAAATTATTCCACATCAACAGATCCACAGCAACAAAACTAGTTCCACATCCGATGCCAACAAATATTAAATGACTTCTGCCTGATCCTGTCCATCATTTCAGGATTCTGCCTTGCTTTTTATGTTATTAGGAGTATTCATGATTTTCGctgttactttaaaatgtatgttagAATCCTGAACTTCTAATTAACGGAAATAAATCTAACTTCCTAAGCCACGGGAAACAGATCCAGTAACATCTTTTCCATTATCACAGGTGCCTGCACCACTAAGGCCAGTTTCATCAAATGTGTTTGGTCCAGATGCCCCAACATCAAGTCCAGTTgtacccttccttccttcaccacTTCCAGAACCAGAAGACCAAATGTTTCCTCCTAGTGGAAAATTAAGTtgtgattaaaagaaataaagaaagaagaaaataatttggatttCTTGGGAACAGAGTCCAGGTTAGGGTACCTGAGGCACTGATATCAGATCCAAGACTCAAGTACTCAGCCCCAGCAGATCCACTGTTACTGTTTCCATTCCCACCAATTTCACCGACTTCAAATCCTTGCTGGTCAGATGACCCCAAACTGAGTCCTGAATCTTCAGAAATACCACCAGGATATTCACTCTCATTTTTGGCATTTGAGCCACCTGCTGAATACAAAATGATGGTCATGAGAACTACTTCAATGCATGCCATGATTTAGAATTGTTCTGTGCACAGAAATTAGCCATCAATGCCTAGAGCACTGAAACTTGAGCCTAAAGAACGACCTACTCCATTTCTATCTATGTCTGTCCCACTGTGACCATTGTCACCAAATCGACTTGAACCAGAATCTCCAAAATCAAATTGAGTTCAAccattcctttctccctttctaaaGTTAGAAAACCAGATCCTGATCTctatcagaaaaaataaactgttattttaacaataataaatatttgaaatatatttcaatttcacTGAAAGAGTCCAGGTTAGTAGAATGCCTGTGTTAAGAGCATTAAACCTGAAATTCATGGATCCAGGCCCAACAGACATTGCTGCCCCATTCCATCAATCTCCTGcctccaaatttcttttcatcaaaTGGTAAAACACCAAATTCCAAATTTCCAAAATTACTACCAGCATCTTCACCCCTTCTTGAACCAGCACTC
This sequence is a window from Camelus ferus isolate YT-003-E chromosome 12, BCGSAC_Cfer_1.0, whole genome shotgun sequence. Protein-coding genes within it:
- the MUC19 gene encoding mucin-19 isoform X2, with product MFLYLVVALCVFCKDGEALFYRLNSDDETAESEAGDTSLRSEDTFVAGSSGNLKFYLGASDQQGFGINEIGGDELSGSGYIGAGFKGLGLDASNSGDISLGNQNTFVDDSFGNSESNLGASEQQGFGITEIAGDGLSASESVEDGLKGFAPDASTSGGSNAKNESEYPGGISEDSGLSLGSSDQQGFEVGEIGGNGNSNSGSAGAEYLSLGSDISASGVTGSSDNSTSGPLSIPEKGSHIPEATPKYSETNAIVGEASTWGTGAYKAFNGRVFSFESSCTYTFCRHCIDSGGDFNIEVKRSNDSEIEKIAVIIDNNDISIFGDIILVNGESVQIPYNNKLIHIKKYGEHNVLNSRRGILSLMWDKINKLSLTLHKQYPTCGLCGNFNSTPGDDINEHIANSKIPGNCPNAVSKSYEVCEDGVEYCDKIIGTYFEQCGKVSALSNDYRMICISEYCQNRDKNSTC
- the MUC19 gene encoding mucin-19 isoform X1; the protein is MFLYLVVALCVFCKDGEALFYRLNSDDETAESEAGDTSLRSEDTFVAGSSGNLKFYLGASDQQGFGINEIGGDELSGSGYIGAGFKGLGLDASNSGDISLGNQNTFVDDSFGNSESNLGASEQQGFGITEIAGDGLSASESVEDGLKGFAPDASTSAGGSNAKNESEYPGGISEDSGLSLGSSDQQGFEVGEIGGNGNSNSGSAGAEYLSLGSDISASGVTGSSDNSTSGPLSIPEKGSHIPEATPKYSETNAIVGEASTWGTGAYKAFNGRVFSFESSCTYTFCRHCIDSGGDFNIEVKRSNDSEIEKIAVIIDNNDISIFGDIILVNGESVQIPYNNKLIHIKKYGEHNVLNSRRGILSLMWDKINKLSLTLHKQYPTCGLCGNFNSTPGDDINEHIANSKIPGNCPNAVSKSYEVCEDGVEYCDKIIGTYFEQCGKVSALSNDYRMICISEYCQNRDKNSTC